The Ruminococcus bovis genome includes a region encoding these proteins:
- a CDS encoding RsmB/NOP family class I SAM-dependent RNA methyltransferase, translating to MEKFFEEIKNLIPDDYDEFLKCYNEEPYKGLRVNTLKCTGEKLQSLLNFPLKKTPFCDNGYYYPNEEKGLGKNPLHHAGAFYIQEPSATSAVPMLGVGEGDFVLDMCSAPGGKSTQIASMLNGKGLLVCNEIIKSRANILLSNIERMGVKNAIVTSNHPTVIAEKLPNFFDKILVDAPCSGEGMFRKDNEAQQEWSYEHTVTCSVRQLEILNSAKTCLKEKGVLVYSTCTYNKRENEGVITKFIEENPNFVIEDSGKTYGRNTLKYAKRIFINDGGEGHFCCRLRKTSANDGYTEPYKYTKPKDEKKYLEFYDSIFNNRPFGSNLEVIKDKIYLLPNNMPNIKGLNVLRAGILLGEIKKNRIEPCHSAFMASKTEDCKNYVDLDINSEEIKKFLHGEEIPVPKETKGYTAVAVNGIVTGFGKASNGTLKNKYPKGLRNL from the coding sequence ATGGAAAAATTTTTTGAAGAAATAAAAAATTTAATACCGGATGATTATGATGAATTTTTAAAATGCTACAATGAAGAACCATACAAAGGTTTAAGGGTAAATACCCTAAAATGTACCGGTGAAAAATTACAGTCACTTCTAAACTTCCCACTAAAGAAAACACCTTTCTGTGACAACGGTTACTACTATCCAAATGAAGAAAAAGGACTTGGAAAAAATCCACTTCATCATGCAGGTGCTTTCTATATTCAAGAACCATCAGCTACATCGGCAGTACCTATGCTTGGTGTAGGAGAAGGTGACTTTGTACTTGATATGTGTTCAGCACCGGGAGGCAAAAGTACACAGATTGCATCTATGCTAAATGGCAAAGGGCTTTTAGTTTGTAATGAAATTATAAAAAGCAGAGCAAATATTCTCCTTTCTAATATAGAGAGAATGGGTGTTAAAAATGCAATTGTAACTTCAAACCATCCAACAGTAATTGCAGAAAAGTTACCAAACTTTTTTGATAAAATTCTAGTTGATGCACCTTGTTCAGGGGAAGGAATGTTCCGTAAAGACAATGAGGCTCAGCAAGAATGGAGTTACGAACACACAGTAACTTGTAGTGTTAGACAATTAGAAATTTTAAACAGTGCAAAAACCTGTTTAAAAGAAAAGGGTGTGCTGGTGTATTCAACTTGCACATACAATAAGCGAGAAAATGAGGGTGTTATCACAAAGTTTATTGAAGAAAATCCTAACTTTGTAATTGAAGACAGTGGCAAAACTTACGGTAGAAACACCCTAAAATATGCAAAGAGAATTTTCATCAATGATGGTGGTGAGGGACACTTCTGTTGCAGACTTAGAAAAACATCTGCAAATGACGGCTACACAGAGCCATACAAATATACTAAGCCGAAAGACGAAAAGAAGTATCTTGAATTTTACGACAGTATTTTTAATAACAGACCATTTGGCAGTAACCTAGAAGTTATTAAGGATAAGATTTATCTATTGCCAAACAATATGCCTAACATTAAAGGACTGAATGTTCTAAGGGCAGGTATCTTGCTAGGTGAAATCAAGAAAAATAGAATTGAACCTTGTCATAGTGCATTTATGGCAAGTAAAACAGAAGATTGCAAAAACTATGTTGACCTTGATATTAACAGTGAAGAAATCAAAAAGTTTCTACATGGTGAGGAAATTCCTGTACCTAAAGAAACCAAGGGTTACACAGCAGTTGCAGTAAACGGCATTGTTACAGGCTTTGGCAAAGCAAGTAACGGCACACTAAAAAACAAATATCCAAAGGGATTAAGGAATTTATAA
- the rsmA gene encoding 16S rRNA (adenine(1518)-N(6)/adenine(1519)-N(6))-dimethyltransferase RsmA, with protein sequence MNGLSNIGTIKEILGRHGFTFSKGLGQNFLVNPSVCPRMAEECGADSGVGVLEVGPGIGVLTHELCLRADKVVSVELDQRLPEVLAETLAEHKNFKLVSGDIMEIDVRKLIEEEFNGLDVVVCANLPYYITSPIIMKFLEEKLPIKSLTVMVQKEAADRLTAKVGSRESGAVTVAVAYYSTPEFLFNVSRGSFMPSPNVDSAVIKLNISDKPNVEVKNEKDFRKVVKAGFSQRRKTLSNSLSSGLGISKQDANSLIEKANLAPSIRAEKLSLEDFGRLTDCYTEYCNGEN encoded by the coding sequence ATGAATGGACTATCAAACATTGGTACAATTAAAGAAATTTTAGGTAGGCATGGTTTTACCTTTAGCAAAGGACTGGGACAGAACTTCCTTGTTAACCCATCAGTATGCCCTAGAATGGCAGAAGAATGTGGTGCAGATAGTGGAGTTGGTGTTCTGGAAGTAGGTCCGGGTATCGGTGTACTTACTCACGAACTTTGTTTAAGAGCAGACAAGGTTGTTTCTGTTGAGCTTGACCAAAGGCTACCGGAGGTATTGGCTGAAACTTTAGCAGAACACAAGAACTTCAAATTAGTCAGTGGCGACATTATGGAAATTGATGTTAGAAAGCTAATTGAAGAAGAATTCAACGGTCTTGATGTGGTGGTATGTGCTAACCTACCTTACTACATTACTTCCCCAATTATTATGAAGTTTCTTGAAGAAAAGCTACCGATAAAGTCCCTAACTGTAATGGTACAGAAAGAGGCAGCAGACAGACTAACTGCAAAGGTAGGTTCAAGAGAAAGTGGTGCAGTAACAGTTGCTGTGGCATATTACAGTACACCTGAATTTCTGTTTAATGTTTCAAGAGGTTCATTTATGCCTAGTCCTAATGTTGACAGTGCAGTTATTAAGCTAAATATTTCGGACAAACCTAATGTTGAAGTTAAGAATGAAAAGGACTTTAGAAAGGTAGTAAAGGCAGGCTTTTCTCAGCGTAGAAAGACACTTTCAAACAGTCTTTCATCAGGCTTAGGCATTTCTAAACAAGATGCAAACAGTCTTATTGAAAAGGCAAACCTTGCACCGTCCATTAGAGCAGAGAAACTTTCACTTGAAGATTTTGGCAGATTGACAGACTGCTATACGGAGTATTGCAATGGAGAAAATTAA
- the secA gene encoding preprotein translocase subunit SecA yields the protein MNILRKMFGSYSKKELKRVEPITQKVLALEEKYTNMSEEELKNQTTVLKERLANGETTDDILPDAFATCREASWRVLGMKHFPVQITGGIILHQGRIAEMKTGEGKTLVATLPAYLNALTGEGVHVVTVNDYLATRDSEWMGKVYRYLGLTVGLITQDMDNDTRKEMYGCDITYGTNNQLGFDYLRDNMVVYKEDKVQRGHAFAIVDEVDSILIDEARTPLIISGQGDKSTDLYTRADKFAKTLKKYVFTEVDAKEDKEDFYAENNIDYIVDEKAKTATLTQVGVKKAEEFFNLENLTDPDNLTIQHHINQAIKANGVMKNEVDYIVKDGEIIIVDEFTGRQMIGRRYNEGLHQAIEAKEGVEVQNESKTLATITFQNYFRLYKKLSGMTGTALTEEQEFQEIYKLDVVEVPTNKPLLRKDLPDLIFPTEQGKFHAIIEDIIKCHEKGQPVLVGTVSIEKSELLSKMLKKRGIKHNVLNAKHHEKEAEIVAQAGKLGAVTIATNMAGRGTDIMLGGNAEYMAKTQMKKMKFSEELIAEADAYSETDDKDILFARNTFKELLDEYKDEISEEAEKVREAGGLYIMGTERHESRRIDNQLRGRAGRQGDPGTSRFYLSTEDDLMRLFGGDRMKSIMSTLKVSDDTPIENKMLTNIIESSQEKVEARNFGIRKNVLQYDDVMNKQREIIYGQRDQVLNGENVHDDIIKMLKDTIEENVSLYVNDHILRESWNLSSLKETYKWLVPDKDFLVFTGDELDKLDKKDIIELITNKALDLYKENEEVLDAETMEEMERVYLLKSVDTHWMDHIDAMEQLKQSIYLASYGQKDPVVEYKLVGFDMFDEMIAAIREDTVKLCLLQPKRIARVKAQQEEMARIREEEEKKAAEAHQVLLDKQSKAPMPSPISLALKREQVAVPTQAGVSDNGEKPKRKPIVKKNKVGRNDPCPCGSGKKYKKCCGRNE from the coding sequence ATGAACATACTTAGAAAAATGTTTGGCTCTTACAGTAAGAAAGAGTTGAAGAGAGTAGAACCTATCACACAGAAGGTACTTGCTCTTGAAGAAAAATATACAAATATGTCTGAAGAAGAACTAAAGAATCAGACTACAGTTCTTAAAGAAAGACTTGCTAACGGTGAAACAACTGACGATATTCTACCTGATGCATTTGCTACTTGTAGAGAAGCATCATGGCGTGTACTTGGTATGAAGCACTTCCCTGTACAGATTACCGGTGGTATTATTCTACACCAAGGTAGAATTGCTGAAATGAAAACAGGTGAAGGTAAAACTTTGGTTGCTACACTTCCTGCTTACCTAAATGCCCTAACAGGTGAAGGTGTTCATGTTGTTACAGTCAACGATTACCTAGCTACTCGAGATAGTGAATGGATGGGTAAGGTATATAGATACCTAGGCTTAACAGTAGGTCTTATTACTCAAGATATGGACAACGATACAAGAAAAGAAATGTATGGTTGTGACATTACATACGGTACAAATAACCAGCTAGGCTTTGACTATCTTCGTGACAATATGGTTGTTTATAAAGAAGATAAGGTTCAGCGTGGTCATGCATTTGCAATCGTGGATGAAGTTGACTCAATCCTTATTGATGAAGCCAGAACTCCACTTATTATTTCAGGTCAAGGTGACAAGTCAACTGACCTATACACAAGAGCAGATAAGTTTGCTAAGACTCTAAAGAAATATGTATTTACAGAAGTTGACGCTAAGGAAGATAAAGAAGACTTCTATGCTGAAAACAACATTGACTACATTGTTGATGAAAAAGCTAAGACAGCTACACTAACTCAGGTTGGTGTTAAGAAAGCTGAAGAATTCTTTAACCTAGAAAACCTAACTGACCCTGACAACCTAACAATTCAGCACCATATTAATCAGGCTATCAAGGCTAACGGTGTTATGAAGAATGAAGTTGACTACATCGTAAAAGACGGTGAAATCATTATCGTTGATGAATTTACAGGTCGTCAGATGATTGGTAGAAGATATAACGAAGGTCTACACCAGGCTATTGAAGCTAAGGAAGGTGTAGAAGTTCAGAATGAAAGCAAAACACTTGCTACAATTACATTCCAGAACTACTTCCGTCTATACAAGAAACTTTCCGGTATGACAGGTACTGCTCTTACAGAAGAACAGGAATTCCAGGAAATTTACAAACTTGATGTTGTTGAAGTTCCAACAAACAAACCTCTATTGCGTAAGGATTTACCTGACCTAATCTTCCCAACAGAACAGGGTAAGTTCCATGCAATTATTGAAGATATTATTAAGTGCCACGAAAAGGGACAGCCTGTTCTGGTTGGTACAGTATCAATCGAAAAGTCAGAATTACTATCAAAGATGCTAAAGAAGCGTGGCATTAAGCACAATGTTCTAAATGCTAAGCATCACGAAAAAGAAGCTGAAATCGTTGCTCAGGCAGGTAAACTTGGTGCAGTTACTATTGCTACTAATATGGCCGGTCGTGGTACTGATATTATGCTTGGTGGTAATGCTGAATATATGGCTAAGACTCAGATGAAGAAGATGAAGTTCTCTGAAGAACTTATTGCTGAGGCTGATGCTTATTCTGAAACAGATGATAAGGATATTCTATTTGCAAGAAATACATTTAAAGAACTTCTTGACGAATATAAAGATGAAATCAGTGAAGAAGCTGAGAAGGTTCGTGAAGCCGGTGGCCTTTACATTATGGGTACAGAAAGACACGAATCTCGCCGTATCGACAACCAGTTAAGAGGTCGTGCAGGTCGTCAAGGTGATCCGGGTACTTCAAGATTCTATCTATCAACAGAAGATGACCTAATGCGTCTATTCGGTGGGGATAGAATGAAGTCAATTATGAGCACACTAAAAGTTTCTGACGATACTCCTATTGAAAACAAGATGCTTACAAACATTATTGAATCTTCACAGGAAAAGGTTGAAGCAAGAAACTTTGGTATTCGTAAGAATGTTCTACAGTATGATGATGTTATGAACAAGCAGAGAGAAATCATTTACGGTCAGAGAGATCAGGTTCTTAATGGCGAAAATGTTCATGATGACATTATCAAGATGCTAAAGGATACAATTGAAGAAAATGTTAGCCTATATGTAAATGACCATATTCTTCGTGAATCTTGGAACTTGTCTTCACTAAAGGAAACTTACAAGTGGTTAGTTCCTGATAAGGACTTCCTAGTATTTACAGGTGATGAACTTGATAAGCTAGACAAGAAGGATATTATTGAACTTATCACAAACAAGGCTCTTGACTTGTACAAGGAAAATGAAGAAGTGCTTGATGCTGAAACAATGGAAGAAATGGAAAGAGTTTATCTTCTAAAGTCAGTTGATACACATTGGATGGATCACATTGATGCTATGGAACAGTTAAAGCAGTCAATTTACCTAGCATCATACGGTCAGAAAGACCCTGTTGTTGAATACAAACTTGTTGGTTTCGATATGTTTGACGAAATGATTGCAGCAATTCGTGAAGATACAGTAAAACTTTGCCTACTTCAGCCAAAGAGAATTGCAAGAGTTAAGGCTCAGCAAGAAGAAATGGCTAGAATTCGTGAAGAAGAAGAAAAGAAAGCAGCAGAGGCTCACCAGGTTCTACTTGATAAGCAGAGCAAAGCTCCAATGCCAAGCCCAATCAGCCTAGCACTAAAGAGAGAACAGGTAGCAGTACCAACTCAGGCAGGTGTTAGTGACAATGGTGAAAAGCCAAAGAGAAAGCCAATTGTTAAGAAAAATAAAGTTGGCAGAAACGACCCTTGTCCTTGTGGTTCAGGTAAGAAGTACAAGAAGTGCTGTGGCAGAAACGAATAA
- a CDS encoding penicillin-binding transpeptidase domain-containing protein, translated as MKRTLRRSGMIFIVVLLIIGGLGYLSYRIFFNQNTWINMAYNRHISSDGGLTQAGTITDRNGVELAKSVNGKRQYNDDENVRESMLHIVGDDTINIGTSIQSMYRMSLTGYSPLFGLGLPSSLKANSDMRLTVDATVNSAVHQAFGDKTGSCVVFNYKTGEILCDVSTPSYDPNAPPTITEDNQDDYKGIYIDNSVSSTYTPGSIFKIVTTAAALKYIDDIDTRTWECAGVEKIGGDDDSSEVYCNDGEAHGTETLAQALGNSCNIVFAEIATELGKEKMTEVANEMGINGSFSIGDIPIKDGSYDVSKASKNQLAWSGVGQYTDLVNPMQMAIICSAIANDGKPVLPYLLGSDESILTSLHITTGGGTGSRMMDSSVAKKIAEMMRNNVQNYYGDGSFPDGLEVAAKTGTGETVKSDSSSSDKNNAWTIGYCQNKDYPLAFAAVVSDVEGYGSTNAIPILNTALSACMSSMDKK; from the coding sequence ATGAAAAGAACATTACGCAGAAGTGGTATGATATTTATTGTTGTGCTGCTTATTATCGGTGGATTAGGATACCTTTCCTATAGAATATTCTTTAATCAAAACACTTGGATTAATATGGCATATAACCGTCATATTTCTTCTGATGGTGGTTTAACTCAGGCAGGTACTATTACAGATAGAAACGGTGTTGAACTTGCAAAGTCGGTTAACGGTAAGAGACAGTACAACGATGACGAAAATGTCAGAGAAAGTATGCTTCATATTGTTGGTGACGATACAATCAACATTGGTACATCTATTCAGTCAATGTACCGTATGAGCCTAACAGGTTACAGTCCATTATTTGGTCTTGGTCTGCCATCATCACTAAAGGCCAACAGTGATATGCGTCTAACTGTTGATGCAACAGTTAATTCGGCAGTACATCAGGCTTTTGGTGACAAAACAGGTTCTTGTGTTGTGTTTAACTACAAAACAGGTGAGATACTGTGCGATGTATCAACACCTTCATATGACCCTAACGCACCACCTACAATTACCGAAGATAACCAGGATGACTACAAGGGTATCTATATTGATAACTCTGTAAGTAGTACATATACTCCCGGTTCTATCTTCAAGATTGTAACAACTGCCGCTGCACTAAAGTACATTGACGATATTGATACTCGTACCTGGGAATGTGCCGGTGTAGAAAAAATCGGTGGTGATGACGATAGTAGTGAGGTTTACTGTAATGACGGTGAGGCTCACGGTACAGAAACTTTAGCACAAGCACTTGGTAATTCTTGTAACATTGTTTTTGCTGAGATTGCTACAGAGCTTGGTAAAGAAAAAATGACTGAAGTTGCCAACGAAATGGGTATTAACGGCTCATTCTCTATTGGTGATATTCCTATAAAAGACGGCAGTTATGATGTTAGTAAAGCAAGTAAGAACCAACTTGCATGGTCAGGTGTGGGTCAGTATACCGACCTTGTAAACCCTATGCAAATGGCTATTATTTGTTCAGCTATTGCAAATGACGGTAAACCTGTTTTACCATATTTGCTAGGTAGTGACGAAAGCATTTTAACTTCACTTCATATTACAACCGGTGGTGGCACAGGTAGTAGAATGATGGACAGCTCTGTTGCAAAGAAAATTGCAGAAATGATGCGTAACAATGTTCAGAACTACTACGGTGACGGTAGTTTTCCGGATGGTCTTGAAGTTGCAGCTAAGACAGGTACAGGTGAAACTGTAAAGTCAGATAGCTCAAGTAGTGACAAGAACAACGCTTGGACAATCGGTTATTGTCAGAACAAGGATTACCCACTTGCCTTTGCAGCAGTTGTAAGTGATGTTGAGGGTTATGGCTCTACTAACGCTATTCCTATTCTAAATACAGCACTGTCTGCTTGTATGTCTTCTATGGATAAAAAGTAA
- a CDS encoding FtsW/RodA/SpoVE family cell cycle protein gives MSFQWLLDTGVVAVRVVLPLYALVIIYSIFASMRRHRRPQKPLLTLHNVETGEKIPVLFWENSIGRSRGSDIRVNDPAVSRDHCILLRRQEGWMITDVGSTQGTYVNGEKIVSNGRERKLSFFASIIDSVKSNIQKGIKAVDDTTVNRTKLLIGDEIQVGSNLFRVERGDEYIEPIKPNRFMGKISNKPSMKQYKLMIMITIFHFLMAIEASWDYYDKDLMPFVYCGVFSIIGWVLFFVSSNILKRTNFELEALGLFLTGLGLMLQVRQEAKMSIVTIVTAVAGIIGFMIIVKLLEKPDWVQRFRFWGMICAVGLLGLNLVFGTVQNGAANWISVGGISIQPSEIAKILYIFVGAGTLDSIMTRRNKIEFIIFSAICVGELALMGDFGTALIFFATFLFVAFMRSGDIKTILLALGTAGGGGALILKIKPYIAKRFKTWGHAIEYASDGGFQQAHVLTYLASGGLFGVGIGNGFLKYVFASESDLVFGIVCEELGIIVGFVLIIAILCLAIYTRDIATRSRSTFYSISACCAAGLFIVQMSLNVFGATDILPLTGVTFPFVSAGGSSMISCWGLLAFIKAADERTYSQKRG, from the coding sequence ATGAGCTTTCAGTGGCTACTAGATACCGGTGTAGTTGCAGTCAGAGTGGTACTTCCACTATATGCACTGGTAATTATTTATTCAATTTTTGCATCAATGCGTCGTCACAGACGACCACAAAAACCACTGCTTACTTTACATAATGTAGAAACCGGTGAGAAAATTCCGGTTCTGTTTTGGGAAAATTCTATCGGTAGAAGTAGAGGCAGTGATATAAGGGTTAACGACCCTGCCGTTTCCAGAGATCATTGTATTCTTTTGCGTAGACAAGAGGGTTGGATGATTACCGATGTTGGCAGTACACAGGGTACTTATGTTAACGGTGAAAAAATAGTCAGTAACGGCAGAGAGAGAAAGTTATCTTTCTTTGCAAGTATTATCGACTCAGTAAAAAGTAATATTCAAAAGGGGATCAAGGCAGTAGATGATACTACTGTTAACCGTACCAAACTTTTGATTGGTGATGAAATTCAAGTTGGCTCAAACCTGTTCAGAGTTGAACGAGGTGACGAGTATATTGAGCCTATTAAACCAAATAGATTTATGGGAAAAATCAGCAATAAGCCTTCTATGAAACAGTATAAGCTTATGATTATGATTACTATTTTTCATTTTCTAATGGCTATAGAGGCATCATGGGATTATTATGATAAAGACTTAATGCCATTTGTTTATTGTGGTGTTTTCTCAATTATCGGTTGGGTACTGTTCTTTGTATCCAGCAATATTCTAAAGAGAACTAACTTTGAGTTAGAGGCTTTGGGACTTTTCTTGACGGGACTTGGACTGATGTTGCAAGTTCGGCAAGAGGCAAAAATGTCTATTGTAACTATTGTAACTGCTGTTGCAGGTATAATAGGATTTATGATAATTGTTAAGTTGCTTGAAAAACCTGATTGGGTTCAGCGTTTCCGTTTTTGGGGAATGATTTGTGCCGTAGGTTTACTAGGACTTAACCTTGTATTTGGTACTGTACAGAACGGTGCTGCTAACTGGATTTCTGTTGGTGGTATTTCAATTCAGCCATCAGAAATTGCAAAGATTCTTTATATCTTTGTAGGTGCCGGTACTCTTGACTCAATTATGACAAGAAGAAATAAAATTGAGTTTATCATTTTCTCAGCAATTTGTGTTGGTGAACTTGCCCTAATGGGTGACTTTGGTACTGCACTTATTTTCTTTGCTACATTCCTATTTGTTGCGTTTATGCGTTCCGGTGATATTAAGACAATTTTACTTGCACTTGGTACTGCCGGTGGTGGTGGTGCTTTGATACTAAAGATTAAGCCATATATTGCAAAGAGATTTAAAACTTGGGGACATGCCATTGAGTATGCCTCAGATGGTGGCTTCCAACAGGCCCATGTGCTAACTTATTTAGCATCAGGTGGACTTTTTGGTGTTGGTATCGGTAACGGCTTTTTGAAGTATGTATTTGCTTCCGAAAGTGACCTTGTATTTGGTATTGTTTGTGAAGAACTTGGCATAATCGTAGGCTTTGTCCTTATTATTGCAATTCTTTGTCTAGCAATTTATACAAGAGATATTGCCACAAGAAGTAGAAGTACATTTTATTCTATTTCTGCTTGTTGTGCTGCCGGTTTATTTATTGTGCAGATGTCACTTAATGTTTTTGGTGCAACAGATATTTTGCCACTAACAGGTGTTACATTCCCATTTGTATCAGCCGGTGGTTCTTCAATGATTTCTTGTTGGGGACTTTTGGCATTTATCAAGGCAGCAGACGAAAGAACTTATTCTCAGAAACGAGGATAA
- the glmS gene encoding glutamine--fructose-6-phosphate transaminase (isomerizing), with amino-acid sequence MCGIVGYVGPRDCSDVLVSALTRLEYRGYDSAGIAVFENGKIEVAKTKGRLKDLSEKMEREGKPLGHAGIGHTRWATHGQPSDINSHPHSGKRVTIVHNGIIENYIELKDYLLKKGRTFLSETDTEVVAQLLDYKYNGDPIDTIHNVIRMLKGSFAFGIVFADYPDVVYAVRRESPLIVGIGEEKKECFIASDVPAILNYTKKYYLMDHDEIVKLSHDGVEFFDSHMLPVTKELQEADWDMDAAEKGGYPHFMIKEIHEQPDSIKRTIIPRIVNGMPDLSECGITVEKLREFKNIHIVACGTAMHAGMVGKYVIEQLARVPVNVDIASEFRYRNPLVGEGDLVIIISQSGETADSKAAMALAKEYGAKTLAIVNAKGSSIAREADMLIYTHAGPEIAVASTKAYMVQIAVMYLFAFQLAFAKGKITEEECKSLVSSLLEVPDKVKETLDKVMDDCQYVGSTLINADSLLYIGRGLDYTLSMEGSLKLKEISYIHSESYAAGELKHGTISLITKDMPVIAVATQNQLLEKTISNVKEVKARGAYVILICDEDNTFGEDVADQIIQVPKFREELMPMLAIVPLQLIAYYTALSRGNDIDKPRNLAKSVTVE; translated from the coding sequence ATGTGTGGTATTGTAGGTTATGTAGGACCTAGAGATTGTAGTGATGTGCTTGTTTCAGCTTTAACAAGACTTGAGTACAGAGGCTACGATTCTGCCGGTATTGCTGTTTTTGAAAATGGCAAGATTGAAGTTGCTAAGACTAAAGGCAGACTAAAAGATTTATCAGAAAAAATGGAGAGAGAGGGTAAGCCCCTTGGTCATGCCGGTATCGGTCATACTCGTTGGGCTACTCACGGTCAGCCTTCTGACATTAACAGTCACCCTCATTCCGGTAAGAGAGTAACTATCGTACATAACGGTATTATTGAAAATTATATTGAACTAAAGGACTATCTACTAAAGAAAGGCAGAACTTTCCTTTCCGAAACAGATACTGAGGTTGTAGCTCAGCTCCTTGACTATAAGTACAACGGTGATCCTATTGATACAATTCACAATGTTATCCGTATGCTAAAGGGTAGCTTTGCTTTTGGTATTGTGTTTGCAGATTATCCTGATGTTGTATATGCAGTCAGAAGAGAAAGTCCTTTGATTGTCGGTATCGGTGAAGAGAAGAAAGAATGTTTCATTGCTTCTGATGTACCTGCAATTCTAAACTATACTAAGAAGTATTACCTAATGGACCATGATGAAATTGTTAAGCTTTCTCATGATGGTGTTGAGTTCTTTGACAGTCATATGCTACCTGTTACTAAGGAACTTCAAGAGGCTGATTGGGATATGGATGCTGCCGAAAAGGGTGGCTACCCACACTTTATGATTAAGGAAATCCACGAACAGCCTGACTCAATTAAGAGAACTATTATTCCTAGAATTGTAAACGGTATGCCTGATTTATCTGAATGTGGCATTACTGTTGAAAAGCTAAGAGAATTTAAGAATATCCACATTGTAGCTTGTGGTACTGCTATGCATGCCGGTATGGTTGGTAAGTATGTTATTGAGCAACTTGCAAGAGTTCCGGTTAATGTTGATATTGCTTCGGAATTTAGATACAGAAACCCACTTGTTGGTGAAGGCGACCTTGTAATTATTATTTCTCAAAGTGGTGAAACTGCCGACAGTAAAGCAGCAATGGCACTTGCTAAGGAATATGGTGCAAAGACACTTGCTATTGTAAATGCAAAGGGTAGCTCAATTGCAAGAGAGGCTGATATGCTTATCTATACTCATGCAGGTCCTGAAATTGCCGTTGCGTCTACAAAGGCTTATATGGTGCAGATTGCAGTTATGTATCTGTTTGCTTTCCAACTTGCTTTTGCAAAGGGCAAGATTACTGAAGAAGAATGTAAGTCACTTGTTTCTTCTTTGCTAGAAGTTCCTGATAAAGTTAAGGAAACACTGGACAAGGTTATGGATGATTGTCAGTATGTTGGCAGTACTTTAATCAATGCCGATAGTCTACTATATATAGGTAGAGGTCTTGACTATACACTTTCTATGGAAGGTTCACTAAAGCTAAAGGAAATTTCTTATATCCATAGCGAAAGCTATGCAGCAGGTGAACTAAAGCATGGTACAATTTCTCTGATTACTAAGGATATGCCTGTTATTGCAGTTGCAACTCAGAACCAACTTCTTGAAAAGACAATTTCCAATGTTAAGGAAGTTAAGGCAAGAGGTGCTTATGTTATCCTTATTTGTGATGAAGATAACACATTTGGTGAGGATGTAGCTGACCAGATTATCCAAGTACCTAAGTTTAGAGAAGAACTTATGCCTATGCTTGCTATTGTTCCACTTCAGCTTATCGCTTACTATACTGCTTTATCAAGAGGTAACGATATTGATAAACCAAGAAACCTTGCAAAGTCAGTAACAGTTGAATAA